A window from Streptosporangiales bacterium encodes these proteins:
- a CDS encoding alkaline phosphatase family protein, with translation MSPRILVGPLLRYVDETRATIWVETDRPAVVEVLGVREPTWTVHGHHYALVVIDGLSPGSETPYEVHLDGTRVWPEPDSPFPPSVVRAFRHDETFRLAFGSCRRVAPFDRAGLRKYGADALVALAYQMRTAPHDTWPDALFLAGDQVYADMPSARLHRRLKALHDGIDDGLGTEIRDFEEYTWLYHESWNTPAVRWLLSTVPSCMLLDDHDLRDDWNTSAKWREHVTAQPWWRDRVVGGFASYWVYQHLGNLSPDQLAEDVTYQKLRQIDDDDERTRLLDEFAWRADTEPESTRWSFYRDFGNDVLGIRMVAVDCRCARKLNGHRVMVDEPEWRWLVDHAMTPTAGQRIDHLLIGTTLPYLLPPGVHHVEAWNEAVAEGAWGHRPGRAAEHVRQLVDLEHWAAFQDSFDQMHTLLQEVAERDDPPASTLLLSGDVHCSYLAEASLPGVDQRRTVVHQLTMSPFRNPLELPVKLAHRLAGTRLMRRLGRRLARAANVPDFGMRWELQQGPWFDNGVMTVMLDGRDAWVEIEHADVVRGRQLLRHTGTYRLTHAA, from the coding sequence ATGTCACCGCGTATTCTCGTCGGTCCACTGCTGCGGTACGTGGACGAAACGCGCGCGACCATCTGGGTCGAGACGGACCGGCCGGCTGTGGTCGAGGTACTCGGCGTACGCGAGCCGACATGGACCGTGCACGGCCATCACTATGCGCTCGTGGTCATCGACGGACTGTCGCCCGGTTCGGAGACACCGTACGAGGTGCACCTGGACGGCACCCGGGTGTGGCCGGAGCCGGACTCGCCGTTCCCGCCCAGCGTGGTGCGGGCGTTCCGGCACGACGAGACGTTCCGGCTGGCGTTCGGGTCCTGCCGGCGGGTCGCGCCGTTCGACCGGGCGGGGCTGCGCAAGTACGGCGCGGACGCGCTCGTCGCGCTCGCGTACCAGATGCGCACGGCGCCGCACGACACCTGGCCGGACGCGCTCTTCCTCGCCGGCGACCAGGTGTACGCGGACATGCCGTCCGCCCGGCTGCACCGGCGGCTGAAGGCCCTGCACGACGGCATCGACGACGGCCTCGGCACGGAGATCAGGGACTTCGAGGAGTACACCTGGCTCTACCACGAGAGCTGGAACACGCCAGCGGTGCGCTGGCTGCTGTCCACCGTGCCAAGCTGCATGCTCCTCGACGACCACGACCTGCGCGACGACTGGAACACCTCGGCGAAGTGGCGGGAGCACGTCACGGCGCAGCCGTGGTGGCGCGACCGGGTGGTCGGCGGGTTCGCGTCGTACTGGGTGTACCAGCACCTCGGCAACCTCTCGCCGGACCAGCTCGCCGAGGACGTCACGTACCAGAAGCTGCGCCAGATCGACGACGACGACGAACGCACCAGGCTGCTGGACGAGTTCGCCTGGCGGGCGGACACCGAGCCTGAGTCCACCCGTTGGAGCTTCTACCGCGACTTCGGCAACGACGTGCTCGGCATCCGGATGGTCGCCGTCGACTGTCGCTGCGCACGCAAGCTGAACGGGCACCGGGTGATGGTCGACGAGCCGGAGTGGCGGTGGCTGGTCGACCATGCGATGACGCCCACGGCCGGGCAGCGCATCGACCACCTGCTGATCGGCACCACACTGCCGTACCTGCTGCCGCCCGGCGTGCATCACGTGGAGGCGTGGAACGAGGCGGTCGCCGAGGGCGCCTGGGGGCACCGGCCCGGCCGGGCCGCCGAGCACGTCCGGCAGCTGGTCGACCTCGAGCACTGGGCGGCGTTCCAGGACTCGTTCGACCAGATGCACACGCTGTTGCAGGAGGTGGCCGAGCGCGACGACCCACCGGCGAGCACGCTGCTGCTGTCCGGCGACGTGCACTGCTCGTACCTGGCCGAGGCGAGCCTGCCGGGTGTGGACCAGCGACGGACGGTGGTCCACCAGCTGACCATGTCGCCGTTCCGCAACCCGCTCGAGCTGCCGGTCAAGCTCGCGCACCGGCTCGCGGGCACCCGGCTGATGCGCCGGCTGGGTCGGCGGCTGGCACGCGCCGCGAACGTGCCCGACTTCGGTATGCGGTGGGAGCTGCAGCAGGGCCCGTGGTTCGACAACGGCGTGATGACCGTCATGCTGGACGGCCGCGACGCCTGGGTTGAGATCGAGCACGCGGACGTGGTGCGCGGCCGGCAGCTGCTCAGGCACACCGGTACGTACCGCCTCACCCACGCCGCCTGA
- the gatC gene encoding Asp-tRNA(Asn)/Glu-tRNA(Gln) amidotransferase subunit GatC, which produces MPALTRDDVARLAQLARIALTDEELDHLAPQLDAIVSSVARVSEVAADDIPPTSHAVPLTNVFRADEPRDQLTPDEALDAAPAVEQGRFRVPRILGEEA; this is translated from the coding sequence ATGCCCGCACTCACTCGTGATGACGTGGCGCGTCTTGCTCAGCTCGCGCGTATTGCGCTCACCGACGAAGAGCTCGATCACCTGGCGCCGCAGCTGGACGCCATCGTGTCGTCGGTGGCGAGGGTGAGCGAGGTCGCCGCGGACGACATTCCGCCGACGTCGCACGCCGTGCCGTTGACGAACGTGTTCCGCGCCGACGAACCACGCGACCAGCTGACCCCCGACGAGGCGCTCGACGCGGCTCCTGCCGTGGAGCAGGGCCGGTTCCGGGTGCCGCGCATCCTTGGGGAGGAAGCATGA